The proteins below are encoded in one region of Chroicocephalus ridibundus chromosome 9, bChrRid1.1, whole genome shotgun sequence:
- the LOC134520935 gene encoding APC membrane recruitment protein 1-like yields the protein MQPNGLAAMERGCPEEPARSGWPSVACGQREGSERRREETGDRLPERGDASVGAAEPPQAQPPPGKLKKTAFKLFGGKRSICTLPSLFGGRSKGQGKAGSKKGLSKCRTHEGLSGAAGEKGGEAPAESPWEGSGDSRPGPLPSSQSAPSAVDAGARLDVGRRDSCEAGGAEGCEKKPSGEKSSLPRAKKGLRGFLNSIRRHRKSKAAECEPAELREWSGDAEEADKAAGAGAESRGAAEGRGPGPVPAAAASPGGTGGDGSAGPAAGCGEAAQPGCPAAGDGSSEGEAVAMPGKRDVLDTKSEAEADAGAEFDPGNLLLGFHPDLVDTDPPCLHSGDLLSLILGDVTSLKSFDSLTGCGDDIAEPDMAESSISVERSRDAAKRSSCLVTYQGGGEEMAVPEEAEEFLHQIWSSHASGDGSYGAQVSSSSLETQASREADAPPYLGDAMDGVDLLTPQSDQQESAPNSDEGYYDSTTPGLEDEGGDGLGEMKKERLPRDSYSGDALYEFDALTSPSHGEESLFESKVSRPGIVGYFLDFCLPGERSLIQMLDEKRGLMETEEERLAAIQKELLYWELQREPAWKGRDVPSTEKCPRDKQCVECQTRAGGSIGKNQSGLGSEPVASLAPNRGVNSGVSVSRVENPEWRDFPGTLCPENCSSSQKGHGSCLIEVTKNKAGFDLEPDCGLFGGSVPVQAGLFPGYRLPEAERGGGAETGTGEPRVGSEREPEHAVSFSQALVEFASSGTLFSSLSESLGSSGSGSSFPQSLPALPTMVTFDIVDVEQEGEGECERHPEMNAGEDIAEAFEDGYGRKESLAECEEGMSPGHPPGSFPSCDWGVASLPRHLRLHGLSPAMPAPLSVGRRSRSLDTESLELELAHAQAAESDPQPGRPRAQREGGRRDSGGARRSRSQEEEEGELAAADGGLSWPGWQHLQHDAEAAAGALERWGLAPAAAVERAWEPSEQPGAACPVPSLSLSVAGETAGRRPPEPEPGRRPLRPCHLPLQSEARWPREVAGPCRPRGEAAAKKLPPLFPPGGAEPQVPPGFRFACSPEKGAPCKPVGVAQGIPQRPEGSARAGESPERCGEPLKGRASPGHALPAGCGSTAGSVTEGQ from the coding sequence ATGCAGCCGAACGGCCTGGCCGCCATGGAGAGGGGCTGCCCGGAGGAGCCCGCCCGCAGCGGGTGGCCGTCGGTGGCCTGCGGGCAGCGGGAGGGAAGCGAGCGTCGGCGGGAGGAGACCGGGGACCGGCTGCCCGAGCGGGGCGATGCCTCTgtgggggctgcagagccaccGCAGGCTCAGCCGCCCCCCGGCAAGCTGAAGAAAACGGCTTTCAAACTGTTTGGGGGGAAGAGGAGCATCTGCACGCTGCCCAGTTTGTTTGGCGGCAGGAGCAAAGGGCAGGGGAAAGCGGGCTCTAAGAAGGGCCTCAGTAAATGCCGGACCCACGAGGGGCTCAGCGGAGCTGCCGGCGAGAAGGGCGGCGAGGCGCCAGCGGAGAGCCcttgggaggggagcggggactCGCGTCCCGGCCCTTTGCCCAGCTCCCAAAGCGCTCCCTCGGCCGTCGACGCCGGCGCCAGGTTGGATGTCGGCCGTCGGGACAGCTGTGAAGCCGGGGGCGCGGAGGGCTGCGAGAAAAAGCCCAGCGGAGAGAAGTCGTCCTTGCCGCGAGCCAAAAAAGGGCTGAGAGGGTTTTTGAACAGCATCCGTCGCCACCGGAAGAGCAAGGCTGCCGAGTGTGAGCCGGCGGAGCTGCGCGAGTGGAGCGGGGATGCGGAGGAGGCCGACAAAGCCGCTGGTGCGGGAGCGGAGAGCCGAGGGGCCGCAGAGGGAAGGGGACCgggccctgtccctgctgccgcaGCCAGcccggggggcacggggggggacggctcggccggccccgctgccggctgcggggaggctgcccagcctggctgtcccGCGGCCGGAGACGGCAGCTCTGAGGGCGAGGCGGTGGCGATGCCGGGGAAGAGGGACGTTCTGGATACGAAATCGGAGGCGGAGGCTGATGCCGGCGCAGAGTTTGACCCTGGCAACCTGCTGCTGGGCTTTCACCCGGACTTGGTGGACACCgaccctccctgcctgcactctgggGACCTGCTGAGCCTCATCCTGGGAGACGTCACCTCCCTGAAGAGCTTCGACTCGCTGACGGGGTGCGGAGACGACATCGCGGAGCCGGACATGGCCGAGAGCAGCATCTCCGTGGAGCGCAGCAGAGACGCCGCGAAGCGGAGCTCCTGCCTGGTGACCTACCAGggcggtggggaggagatggccgtgccggaggaggcggaggagtTCCTGCACCAGATCTGGAGCAGCCACGCGTCCGGGGACGGGAGCTACGGAGCCCAGGTGTCGAGCAGCAGTTTGGAGACACAGGCGTCGCGCGAGGCGGATGCCCCCCCGTACCTGGGGGACGCGATGGACGGCGTTGACCTCCTGACGCCGCAGAGCGACCAGCAAGAGTCCGCCCCCAATAGCGACGAGGGTTATTACGACTCCACCACGCCGGGGCTGGAGGACGAAGGCGGAGACGGGCTCGGTGAGATGAAGAAGGAGCGTCTTCCCAGAGACAGTTACAGCGGCGATGCACTGTACGAGTTTGACGCGCTAACGAGTCCCTCGCACGGGGAGGAATCCCTGTTTGAGAGCAAAGTCTCTCGGCCGGGGATCGTCGGCTACTTCTTGGACTTCTGCCTGCCTGGGGAGAGGAGCCTGATCCAGATGCTGGATGAGAAAAGGGGGCTGATGGAGACGGAGGAAGAGCGGCTGGCGGCCATTCAGAAAGAGCTGCTGTactgggagctgcagagggagCCGGCCTGGAAAGGCCGTGATGTTCCCAGCACGGAGAAGTGTCCGCGGGACAAGCAGTGCGTGGAATGTCAAACCAGAGCAGGCGGCTCGATTGGCAAGAACCAGAGCGGCCTTGGTAGCGAGCCGGTGGCCTCGCTCGCCCCAAACAGGGGTGTGAATAGTGGGGTGTCGGTGTCCAGAGTCGAAAACCCAGAGTGGAGGGATTTTCCCGGGACTCTGTGTCCAGAAAACTGCTCCAGCAGCCAAAAAGGCCACGGAAGTTGCCTTATTGAGGTCACGAAGAACAAGGCGGGGTTTGATTTGGAGCCGGACTGTGGGTTGTTTGGGGGCTCCGTCCCTGTGCAAGCGGGGCTGTTCCCCGGGTACCGGCTGCCGGAGGCAGAGCGTGGCGGCGGAGCAGAGACCGGCACCGGCGAGCCCCGGGTGGGCAGCGAGCGCGAGCCCGAGCATGCCGTGAGCTTCTCGCaggcactggtggagtttgcCAGCAGCGGGActctcttctccagcctctcgGAAAGCCTGGGGAGCTCCGGCTCTGGCTCGTCCTTCCCCCagagcctgcctgccctgcccaccaTGGTCACCTTCGACATCGTGGACGtggagcaggaaggggaaggggagtgCGAGCGGCACCCCGAGATGAACGCCGGCGAGGACATTGCCGAGGCCTTTGAGGACGGCTACGGGCGGAAAGAGTCGCTGGCGGAATGCGAGGAGGGAATGTCCCCGGGGCACCCGCCGGGCTCCTTCCCGAGCTGCGACTGGGGCGTTGCCAGCCTGCCCCGCCACCTGCGCCTCCACGGGCTGAGCCCCGCCATGCCGGCCCCGCTCTCCGTCGGCCGCAGGAGCCGCTCGCTGGACACGGAGAGCCTGGAGCTGGAGCTCGCCCACGCGCAGGCGGCCGAGAGCGATCCCCAGCCGGGCCGGCCGCGGGCGCAGCGGGAGGGCGGCAGGAGGGACTCGGGCGGAGCGAGGAGAAGCcggagccaggaggaggaggagggcgagctGGCGGCGGCCGACGGCGGGTTGAGCTGGCCGGgctggcagcacctccagcacGACGCCGAGGCGGCTGCCGGGGCCCTGGAGCGCTGGGGACTGGCTCCGGCCGCCGCCGTGGAGAGGGCCTGGGAGCCGTCGGAGCAGCCGGGCGCCgcgtgtcccgtcccgtccctgtccctcagCGTGGCCGGAGAGACTGCGGGCAGGCGGCccccggagccggagccgggccgGCGCCCGCTCAGGCCCTGCCATTTACCTCTGCAGAGCGAGGCCCGGTGGCCGCGGGAGGTGGCTGGTCCCTGCCGGCCCCGCGGAGAAGCCGCCGCCAAGAAGCTGCCGCCCTTGTTCCCCCCGGGAGGAGCCGAGCCCCAGGTGCCCCCCGGCTTTCGTTTCGCCTGCTCCCCGGAGAAGGGCGCCCCGTGCAAACCCGTCGGTGTCGCCCAGGGCATCCCGCAGCGTCCCGAGGGCAGCGCCCGCGCCGGAGAGAGCCCGGAGCGCTGCGGGGAGCCCCTGaagggcagggccagccccggcCACGCGCTGCCCGCCGGCTGCGGCAGCACGGCCGGGAGCGTCACCGAGGGCCAGTAG